GATCAGAAACGTTAAATGTTAATATTCATAATTCTTTGGTCGATATTTTGGCATACGTTGAGGAGGAGAGCCTTGGTGTTTTTTGCACCTTATGATCTAGAGGCTAAGTTGGAGAAGTAGGATAATTGTTGGTACTGGCTTCTTGTTGTATTCTACATTTGAGTACTGGCCTCATGTTGTATTCTACATTTGAGTACTGACTTCTTTTTGTATTCTACTTTTGATTACTGGCTTCTTGTAGTGTTCTACATTTGAAGACATCAGGTTTAAGAGTCACTGTGGTTAATGGGCACAGAACACGATTTGGTGGGTTAAGATGGGTTCTTCATTCATCCCTGGAGAACAATAACAAATACTATACTAAACAGAATAGTAAACATCGTCACAAATACCTGCTCTAGATGACTCTCGTCTCTGAGGACAGGAGAGCAGTCTGTTGAAGTCCTCGCTCCTTCCTCAGCAGAAAAGGGACACTGGAAGCGAAGTGAGGCTGGCACTTTTACCCCTCTGAACCTCAGGGGATATCCCAGAAGGGAACGCAGGATGTTGGGTAACTGGATCAAAGGTTTTTCTGGTTACACAAGAAACTACAAACAGGTTTACTCCCAACAGGGCCCTCCCACCTTCACACCAATTGTGTTCTACTCTTTCTGGTTCAGAAGGGTAGAAACTGTAGATACACACCTAGGATAACAGAGTAGAAtatcatcaaaacattttatcTACACCTATAAGTAGAGTAGAATATAATAGAAACAGTAAATACACACCTAAAGGTACAGTAGAATATCATATAAACAGTAAATACACACTTATAGGTACAGTAGAATATCATATAAACAGTAAATATACGCtatatgtaaagtaaaatatcaTAGAAACAGTAGATATACACCTACAGGTAGATTAGAACACCATAGAAGGAGAACCTTGAAAATGTAGAGATAGCATATCTTTTGCTAATGTTTAGCCAAAAGATAACGGCGACTTGCTGTGACGGCCAACTTGCAACTTGAATATCTGACCCCCCACCTCTTCTCTTAATACACAATGCAATTTAATCGAATTCAATGGCGacatataataaataatgtttGACTTGATAACTTTTGCAACAAGTAACAGTAATAGCATTCCCATGTATTTTATAACATGTTTcaaaatgttatgttttgtaGGATTTAGCCACTTTTACCAATGAGATGATCACATCTTCTTCATCCACAAGATTAATTTGTATTTAAAGTCATCTTCCTGCAAAACAATTACAAACTTTGATGATAAGTGTTATAATCTGGATGTCGAGAGGGCCCTCCCAGGGACACTCTGTCAGCAGGCCCCTTCTAAAGGTTTTCATTGTATTGTCAATCATCTGCAGACCCTGACCCTTGGACATCCAGTGGCAGTCAAGGTCCTTCTCCGGTCCGGTCGGCCCCTGGTCCCCCCTTGATCACCAGCCTTCAGACGAACCAGGAGCACAGGAACGCAAGACCACGAGACCCCCTAAACCACAGCATAATACACCAGGATGCTATAAACCCAAACCACATATACCAGTATGCTATACACAATGACAACTCCAACACTGTATACCAGGACCCTGTAAGCCACAACATGGTATACCAGGACCCTATAAACCACAACACTGTATACCAGGACCCTGTAAGCCACAACATGGTATACCAGGACCCTGTAAGCCCCAACATGGTATACCAGGACCCTGTAAACCACAATAATGTATACCAGGACCCTATAAACCACAACACTGTATACCAGGACCCTGTAAGCCACAACATGGAATACCAGGACCCTATAAACCAAAACACTATATACCAGGACCCTATAAACCACAAAACCGTTTACCATCACCCTATTAACCCAAACAGTGTATACCAGGACCCTTCAAACCGCAACATCATATACCAGGACCCTCTAAACCATAACACCATTTACCAGGAGCCCATTAACCAGGACCCTATTAACCATAACATATATCAGGAACCTATAAACCATGAGAACCCCAACCCGATATACCACAACCCTGTTTGCCAGGAACAAGTAAGCCAGGACTCGGTTGCCTTCCTCTATCAGGACTTATCAGGAAACAGCTACACAGCGGTCCGCAGGTCAGCGCTCTGGCCCACTAGGTACCGGTCCAGGTTGCTGCCTGGGGAGAACCAGCCCCTGGATGTGGGGCTCCTCCGCAGAGtgaaggaggtgctggagggcGTGGAGCCCAGGACCGCTGCTCAACACATCACCCGGGCTGACTGCATGgtactcatcatcatcatcatccttttATTATTAGACTCAAGGTCCAtttaaaaacatacaataaaagaaatagacaacacacacataaataagaaTACAAACATGACAAACCAATTATACCAATGCCTCCAAAGGTATGACTGGTAGCGTACTGCGCTATAACTTGGGTTCGACAGCAGCATTATGACTTCATTCTTTGAGTTATTCAGGCGACATATAAATCTGTACATAAGGTTCCTCAATAAAGCTTGTACGGTGTTAACTCCTGCATTCACAAATAGCTCACTTGCACTACTCCTCCTATGTCTTTTAAGTAAGATCCTAAAACAATCGTTGTAAGCAACCTGTAGTCTGTGCATACTTGATTTTTTGAACTTACCCCATAAGGGGGCAGTATACAGGGGAGTGCAATATGCTCTAAAGAGACATATTTTAACATAATGTACGACACTGTCTTAAGATGTCGTCATCGTCAGACATTTGATCTGTTATAAAGTGCCTGAGGTACTTAACTTTATAACAAACACAAAGCTCTTCCCCAGAAAGATAAAATGGTGGAAAGTGGAGGTCCTTACCTCCCTTCGCCCTACATATTATCACACTGCtcttatttgtattgtattgcacaTCATGTTTGACACCATATTCTGTACACACATTTAACAACTGCTGAAATCCAGCACTACTTGGAGAGAGAATGGCCAAATCATCCGCATACATTAAATGGTTAATCACTGTGTTACCAATCATACAGCCCGTTCTACAATCGTTCAATTGGTCAGATAAATCGTTCATGTACAGATTGAAGAGGGCTGGTGACAGTAGCCCCCCTTGTTGAACTCCATTAGCAACATTGAAAGGACCAGAGACACTGCTACCCCATCTGACTTGCATACTCTGGTTAGCATCCCAGTATGCAAGTATTCTTATAATGCTAGCAGGTACACCCCTTTGACTTAATTTTGCAAATAGCTGCTGGTGATTGACTCTATCAAAGGCCTTAGAGGCATCAATAACACCAATTAAAACAGAGGAATGTTGCCCTCTATACATTTCTACTATTTCTTTCAAACTATAAATACACAACTCAGTGCCATGCTTCGGTTTGAAACCAAACTGATTGTCTCTGGTATTAATATAATTACCCAATCGATCTAAAAGAATACTCTCCAGAAATTTGGAAATCACACTTGCCAGTGCGATTGGCCTATAATTGTCCATGCTCCCAATCTTGCCTGCTTTGTTCTTAATGACAGGCACAAGAGTTACGGCCAACATAGTCGGGCAACAGCCCATGCGTCATAAAGCCAGTGAAACATATGGCAAGTAGAGCGGCCACTTTCGGTCTAGCAAACCCAAGGTGCTCCGCAGTGATCTGATCTGAGCCACTTGCTTTATTCACAGATAATTTTGTGATAGCTTCAAAAACCTCATGTGTTGTGATTCCTACTGCATCCCTATTGGAAATACTGCCAACTGTATAAGGGTCACTTTTTACACAATTAAATAAAGCTGAGTAATTCTGCTTCCACAAATCAGCGATTTTACCAGCTCCAGAGACTCCCTCTACTGTGCTAGGCAACAATGTATTGCTCCTGTACTGTTCTCCTTATCAGTGTGAATAACATTATATTATCGACCGAAGCACAGACCTGTTTGGTTTGTGGAGCAGatagacaggtgtgtgtggtttggactgatgggtgtttttgtgtggtttGGTGGTGTAGGTGGCAGGCATcgtggaggtgagggtggaggaccagaggaggatGGGTGTAGCGTCGGGGGTGGAGTTGCTGACCCTAGCCCACGGACACCAGCTCCGCCTGGACCTTCTGGAGAGGTAGTCACGCTCTTTAGGCTAGTTTCATGGTTTGTAATACACTCTACTATGGTGTAATACAATCATAATAATACTATATAATCTACTTCCCGAGAATTGTTTACACAATGTTTTCAGTTTCCTGCAGTTTTAGTCGACTAAGGAGCTTAAAGCTTAAGGTTAGAGCTTAAAATGCAACACAAATTGAAATTCTTCCATGAAGTTaaggctaggctagttattgaCCAGAAATGTGCTTTATGGACCATGTCAAGTAAAAAATAAGCACATTCAACTTCCATTGAAAATATACTTCCTATAGCCCAGTAGGAAATAAACCATCTTCCCCATTTCAGTAAAGAGTTAAACACTGCTCACTTGGATTTCGGCCCACATTGAATCGATGGATGTACATTTTCTGGTCAAATGTTATGTAATATAATGTAAATTAATCTGATCTGATCTGATCTCAAGTAAACGGATGTCTTTGGGAGCTCAGGTACCAGACCATGTCAGTGGTGCTGGCGGTGTTTATTCTGGGATGTACAGGGAGCCCTGAGGAGAGGGCGGCTCTGCTGCATAAAGCCATCCAGATCGCTGCCCAGCTGAAGAGCAGCATGGGGAACATGTTCGGGTTCTCTGCTGTCATGAGGGCCCTGGAGCTCCCGCAGGTAACCACGGAGACCGCAGGGCCCTCCACTACTGTGCTAACTTGATGAACAGCACACAAAGGCAACGctatcagagagagacacacacacacacacacacacacacacacacacacacacacacacacacacacacacacacacacacacacacacacacacacacacacacacacacacacacacacaccctttttaaCCCTTTGtatggtgattttccatcactCACTGTGACCCTTGGGTTACTTCATCCAGCTGATAAAGTGTTACATTATCACTAT
Above is a genomic segment from Gadus morhua chromosome 6, gadMor3.0, whole genome shotgun sequence containing:
- the LOC115545071 gene encoding uncharacterized protein LOC115545071 isoform X2, coding for MKGLSNLPTHRRSEVTQARLEGEEESLDPDPWTSSGSQGPSPVRSAPGPPLITSLQTNQEHRNARPRDPLNHSIIHQDAINPNHIYQYAIHNDNSNTVYQDPVSHNMVYQDPINHNTVYQDPVSHNMVYQDPVSPNMVYQDPVNHNNVYQDPINHNTVYQDPVSHNMEYQDPINQNTIYQDPINHKTVYHHPINPNSVYQDPSNRNIIYQDPLNHNTIYQEPINQDPINHNIYQEPINHENPNPIYHNPVCQEQVSQDSVAFLYQDLSGNSYTAVRRSALWPTRYRSRLLPGENQPLDVGLLRRVKEVLEGVEPRTAAQHITRADCMVAGIVEVRVEDQRRMGVASGVELLTLAHGHQLRLDLLERYQTMSVVLAVFILGCTGSPEERAALLHKAIQIAAQLKSSMGNMFGFSAVMRALELPQVARLKQTWTVLRQRYTECSVLYQHNLRPFLKALDQGKGLREQAEVSEVFQTDFQTRLLWGSGGAGQDPAQRYAKYHSVLTTLSHHLEPPRHLPPGAPQTLTPWSPPDTDPLSPPDTDSLEPPRH
- the LOC115545071 gene encoding uncharacterized protein LOC115545071 isoform X1; protein product: MKGLSNLPTHRRSEVTQARLEGEEESLDPDPWTSSGSQGPSPVRSAPGPPLITSLQTNQEHRNARPRDPLNHSIIHQDAINPNHIYQYAIHNDNSNTVYQDPVSHNMVYQDPINHNTVYQDPVSHNMVYQDPVSPNMVYQDPVNHNNVYQDPINHNTVYQDPVSHNMEYQDPINQNTIYQDPINHKTVYHHPINPNSVYQDPSNRNIIYQDPLNHNTIYQEPINQDPINHNIYQEPINHENPNPIYHNPVCQEQVSQDSVAFLYQDLSGNSYTAVRRSALWPTRYRSRLLPGENQPLDVGLLRRVKEVLEGVEPRTAAQHITRADCMVAGIVEVRVEDQRRMGVASGVELLTLAHGHQLRLDLLERYQTMSVVLAVFILGCTGSPEERAALLHKAIQIAAQLKSSMGNMFGFSAVMRALELPQVARLKQTWTVLRQRYTECSVLYQHNLRPFLKALDQGKESTQLTGTSFPHIIPLLLLLERRTALGEGAWQVDGGESWEGEESWEGEESLEAEGSGVDAVMSHLTAARTIAQLGRIYCANADIKIMGLREQAEVSEVFQTDFQTRLLWGSGGAGQDPAQRYAKYHSVLTTLSHHLEPPRHLPPGAPQTLTPWSPPDTDPLSPPDTDSLEPPRH